The following proteins are encoded in a genomic region of Sorangiineae bacterium MSr12523:
- a CDS encoding AraC family transcriptional regulator, producing MKFPVIAAKVMLEGFHALGLDTELIRESAGIDAKALADVTGHLPGTSFGQMWACAFEVVGRDSLAVEVAQNLPLGSVGILDYLFASANSVGAALDVVSQYFGLVTEQISLEIERTLGRLWIRVRNDAKLDAYEVSDELALSWTLRRLHEFAVVPPKLIEMSLTRKSVTDVANWERLLGTKIRFGSLVSGICFTADAADIPLKTADPRLQLILRGVLPEFSGSTPSQLLVVRAAVRNLLRKAQLSEANLARELSLSVRSLQRRLQESGSSYRTLVEDARHEEAIRMLSSTEYSLAEIAHALGFREHASFTKAFRRWTGLSPSAWLQERARLAPQSH from the coding sequence ATGAAGTTTCCTGTCATCGCCGCCAAGGTGATGCTCGAAGGCTTTCATGCACTCGGCCTCGACACCGAATTGATCCGCGAAAGCGCTGGGATCGACGCGAAGGCCCTGGCCGATGTCACGGGCCATCTTCCTGGGACGAGCTTCGGGCAGATGTGGGCGTGCGCGTTCGAGGTCGTGGGACGCGATTCGCTGGCCGTGGAGGTTGCACAAAACCTGCCTCTCGGCTCGGTTGGCATTCTCGATTACTTGTTCGCGTCGGCCAATTCGGTTGGCGCTGCGCTGGACGTCGTGAGTCAGTATTTCGGACTCGTGACCGAGCAAATCTCTCTCGAAATCGAGCGCACCCTGGGACGTCTTTGGATCCGCGTTCGCAACGACGCAAAGCTCGACGCGTACGAAGTGAGTGACGAGCTCGCGCTGAGTTGGACGCTCCGCCGCCTGCACGAATTCGCCGTTGTCCCCCCGAAGCTCATCGAAATGAGCCTCACACGCAAGTCCGTGACCGACGTGGCGAACTGGGAGCGCCTCCTGGGAACGAAGATCCGCTTTGGAAGCCTCGTTTCGGGCATTTGCTTCACCGCCGATGCCGCCGACATTCCGCTGAAAACGGCGGACCCTCGTTTGCAGCTCATCCTGCGTGGCGTGCTTCCCGAATTCAGCGGAAGTACGCCGTCGCAACTGCTCGTCGTCCGGGCCGCCGTGCGGAATCTGCTGCGAAAGGCGCAGCTGAGCGAGGCCAATCTCGCGCGAGAGCTGTCACTCTCCGTGCGTTCTCTTCAGCGCCGCTTGCAGGAAAGCGGATCCAGCTACCGAACCCTCGTCGAGGACGCGCGGCATGAAGAAGCGATTCGCATGCTTTCGTCGACCGAGTATTCCCTGGCCGAGATCGCACACGCTCTCGGATTTCGCGAACACGCGTCGTTCACCAAGGCATTTCGCCGCTGGACGGGGCTGTCTCCGTCGGCGTGGCTGCAAGAGAGGGCTCGTCTTGCGCCGCAATCGCATTGA
- a CDS encoding DUF899 family protein: MASRELTPATELVKKNRSHFPNESEEYRRARNALLVEEIELRRHLERVAEMRRQLPPGGQIPMDYRFEGENGPVTLSSLFGDKDTLLVYSYMFGPKRERPCPSCTSFMSTWETKLPDLEQRVSIAMVARSPIDRLRAAKQARGWTRLKVYSDTEGHYTRTYVSAEDADAPGFNVFTRKDGIIRHFWSGEMGPGMADPGQDPRGAPDLDPLWTMLDFTPEGRGTNWYPKLEYGR; encoded by the coding sequence ATGGCCAGTCGAGAGCTCACGCCGGCAACGGAGCTGGTGAAGAAGAACCGCAGCCACTTTCCCAATGAAAGCGAAGAATACCGAAGGGCTCGCAACGCCCTCCTGGTCGAGGAAATCGAATTGCGCCGCCACCTCGAGCGGGTCGCGGAAATGCGCCGTCAGCTCCCACCGGGCGGCCAGATCCCCATGGATTACCGCTTCGAGGGCGAAAACGGTCCCGTAACCTTGTCCAGCCTCTTCGGCGACAAGGACACGCTTCTCGTCTACAGCTACATGTTCGGGCCGAAGCGCGAACGCCCCTGTCCTTCGTGCACGTCGTTCATGAGCACATGGGAGACCAAGCTTCCCGATCTCGAGCAGCGCGTGTCCATCGCCATGGTGGCACGCTCCCCCATCGATCGATTGCGCGCCGCCAAGCAGGCCCGCGGCTGGACGCGCCTCAAAGTATATTCCGACACCGAGGGCCACTACACGCGCACCTACGTGAGCGCCGAAGACGCCGACGCACCCGGCTTCAACGTGTTCACGCGCAAAGACGGCATCATCCGCCATTTCTGGAGCGGCGAAATGGGCCCCGGCATGGCCGACCCCGGCCAAGATCCACGCGGCGCCCCCGACCTCGATCCCCTCTGGACAATGCTCGACTTCACCCCCGAAGGCCGCGGCACCAACTGGTATCCCAAATTGGAATACGGGCGCTAA
- a CDS encoding polysaccharide lyase, producing MLCSRESFATVIFHNTGTMSGWSATLAEHNGSISQVTNIVYDGTTALKAMQVYDPNYSGRYHSEWVRNDVYNRGDMGFYGFAFRLQGDWQFTNQNYNIAQFIADFSNTGCDDWMPSTMVWLNGSSLNTRVKTGSICAQRTTNFNGVANVTAGVWHRFEMQVNWQSGSNGYFKVWYDGNKVFERLNIATTVSDDRAFDFRVGLYANSWHDDGRLVGNQGTRQIWYDNIGAGTTYAEADPDGW from the coding sequence ATGCTGTGCAGCCGCGAGAGCTTTGCAACGGTCATCTTCCACAATACGGGAACGATGTCGGGTTGGAGCGCCACGCTTGCAGAGCACAATGGAAGCATCTCGCAAGTCACCAACATCGTGTACGACGGCACCACCGCCCTCAAGGCGATGCAAGTGTACGACCCGAACTACAGCGGCCGGTACCACTCGGAGTGGGTGCGCAACGACGTATACAATCGCGGCGACATGGGCTTCTACGGGTTCGCCTTCCGCCTGCAGGGCGACTGGCAATTCACCAATCAGAACTACAACATCGCCCAATTCATCGCGGATTTCTCCAACACGGGCTGTGACGACTGGATGCCCAGCACCATGGTCTGGCTGAACGGCTCCAGCCTCAACACGCGCGTCAAGACGGGGAGCATCTGCGCACAGCGCACCACGAACTTCAACGGCGTCGCCAACGTCACCGCCGGCGTCTGGCACCGCTTCGAAATGCAGGTAAATTGGCAGAGCGGGTCGAACGGCTACTTCAAGGTCTGGTACGACGGCAACAAAGTCTTCGAGCGCCTCAACATCGCCACCACCGTGTCGGACGACCGCGCATTCGACTTCCGCGTAGGCCTCTACGCCAACAGCTGGCACGACGACGGCCGCCTGGTCGGCAATCAAGGCACGCGCCAAATCTGGTACGACAACATCGGCGCCGGCACGACGTACGCCGAAGCGGATCCCGACGGCTGGTGA
- a CDS encoding amino acid permease → MHRSELEDERPLGPWHVAAVVIGAMVGVGIFFTPATLARAVPNAAWVLGIWVLGGIASIAGALVFADLGARWPQAGGLYVFLREGFGKPVGSALSFLYGWLQLLVVQPGAMAVIALVLVDHLAFVAGPIGSVARSVGACAAIALFTAANLLGLRVGGRIQIGMAALKLAALAALALVGACWGHASRVFSAGPQTMAPQGTMSSWLLFGIIPVLFTFGGAYHGTFIAGSVRDPERSLPRGIIAAISVVLVAYLGVNVAYLALLGHAGLAASTSPAADAVGIALGPAAGKVLALTIVVSAAGLLNTVCLGFPFVIYAMAKDGVFFERAGRLDPRTGRPTFAVALQGTLACIAVLVGSSRIDVLLTGIAFADATFQAAIAVVRLRAPKSAGMPRYAPPPAAWAFLLIQMGIALGCLLRAPLESAYGACALVVGGFVWLSWRRA, encoded by the coding sequence GTGCATCGATCCGAGCTTGAAGACGAGCGGCCGCTGGGCCCATGGCATGTGGCGGCCGTGGTCATTGGCGCGATGGTGGGGGTGGGCATCTTTTTCACGCCGGCGACGCTCGCGCGTGCGGTGCCGAATGCGGCGTGGGTGCTCGGCATCTGGGTGCTCGGTGGGATCGCCTCGATCGCGGGCGCACTCGTTTTCGCGGACCTCGGCGCGCGGTGGCCGCAGGCCGGGGGGCTCTACGTCTTTTTGCGCGAGGGCTTCGGCAAACCCGTAGGATCGGCGCTTTCGTTCTTGTACGGGTGGCTGCAGTTGCTCGTCGTTCAGCCAGGGGCCATGGCGGTCATTGCCCTGGTGTTGGTGGATCATCTCGCCTTCGTGGCCGGTCCCATCGGCTCCGTCGCGCGAAGCGTAGGGGCGTGTGCGGCGATTGCCCTGTTCACCGCGGCGAACCTGCTCGGCTTGCGGGTGGGCGGGCGCATTCAAATCGGGATGGCTGCGCTCAAGCTTGCGGCCTTGGCCGCGCTCGCGCTCGTGGGCGCATGTTGGGGACACGCGTCGCGAGTATTTTCTGCGGGGCCGCAAACGATGGCTCCGCAGGGGACGATGTCATCGTGGCTGCTGTTCGGCATCATCCCGGTGCTGTTCACCTTCGGCGGGGCGTACCACGGCACATTCATCGCCGGCTCGGTGCGCGATCCCGAGCGCTCACTTCCGCGCGGGATCATCGCGGCGATTTCGGTCGTGCTGGTGGCGTACCTGGGCGTGAATGTCGCTTACCTCGCGCTGCTCGGGCATGCGGGGCTGGCTGCAAGCACGAGCCCGGCCGCGGATGCGGTGGGCATTGCGCTCGGACCTGCCGCGGGAAAGGTGCTGGCGCTCACCATCGTGGTCTCCGCGGCGGGGCTCCTGAACACGGTTTGCCTTGGGTTCCCCTTCGTGATTTACGCAATGGCCAAGGATGGCGTGTTCTTCGAGCGCGCGGGCCGGCTGGATCCGCGCACGGGGCGGCCCACATTCGCGGTGGCATTGCAGGGGACGCTCGCCTGCATCGCCGTGCTCGTGGGATCGTCACGCATCGATGTGCTGCTCACGGGCATTGCCTTTGCCGATGCGACGTTTCAAGCGGCCATTGCCGTGGTTCGCCTGCGCGCGCCGAAGTCCGCGGGCATGCCGCGGTATGCACCACCGCCCGCGGCGTGGGCCTTCCTTCTCATTCAAATGGGCATTGCGCTGGGCTGCTTGCTCCGTGCACCGCTCGAATCGGCCTACGGCGCGTGCGCGCTGGTCGTGGGAGGATTCGTGTGGCTTTCCTGGAGACGTGCATGA
- a CDS encoding ABC transporter substrate-binding protein: protein MFVRSKCLVFGAAVVVSALIAGCSKDRSAGVPLVKSGKLVTCTHVPFAPFEFERDGKITGFDVDVVELVAQRLGVKVQFVDTSVENLTTGAMLDSNQCDLVAAGLTMTDARRKSVDFSEPYFDAYQALVVKRGTGMTSLDAVKNSAKRVGVQSQTIGEDLAKTKELNLLPFESSDAVLLALRTGRVEAAIVDHPAVQTWMKDSGNIAFQIAAYVDTGEQLGIAVKKGNTKLLTIINEVMAQARTDGTQKRLRDQWFGESLGAVPVTTLAKP from the coding sequence TTGTTCGTTCGTAGCAAGTGCCTCGTCTTTGGCGCGGCCGTGGTGGTGTCTGCGTTGATTGCCGGTTGCAGCAAAGACAGATCGGCCGGCGTGCCCCTGGTTAAGTCGGGCAAGCTCGTGACCTGTACGCACGTCCCGTTTGCCCCTTTCGAATTCGAGCGAGATGGCAAAATTACGGGCTTCGACGTCGATGTCGTGGAATTGGTCGCGCAGAGGCTCGGGGTGAAGGTCCAGTTCGTCGACACGTCGGTGGAGAACCTCACGACGGGCGCGATGCTCGATTCGAATCAGTGTGATCTCGTGGCGGCAGGACTGACCATGACCGATGCACGACGCAAAAGCGTCGACTTCTCGGAGCCATATTTCGACGCGTACCAGGCGCTGGTCGTCAAGCGTGGAACCGGCATGACGAGCCTCGACGCCGTCAAGAACAGTGCAAAGAGGGTAGGGGTCCAATCGCAAACCATCGGCGAGGATCTCGCCAAAACGAAAGAGCTCAACCTGCTTCCCTTCGAGAGCTCGGACGCCGTGCTGCTTGCCCTCCGCACGGGCCGTGTGGAAGCGGCCATCGTCGATCACCCCGCCGTGCAAACGTGGATGAAAGATTCGGGCAACATCGCCTTCCAAATTGCCGCCTACGTGGACACGGGCGAGCAACTCGGTATTGCCGTCAAAAAAGGCAATACCAAGCTTCTCACCATCATCAACGAAGTGATGGCGCAAGCCCGCACCGACGGCACGCAAAAGCGCCTCCGCGATCAATGGTTCGGGGAATCCTTGGGCGCCGTACCCGTGACGACGCTGGCGAAGCCTTAG
- a CDS encoding transposase, protein MKPLQLELPSGRTWGGRRRGAGRKRNPKSGVPHRARPVHRAAHPVHVTLRARDAVHGLRAPPVFAFVLRSIKEASRTEFRVVHFSVQHDHIHLIVEAHDKVSLSRGMHGLSIRLARAINRGLMRRGPVWKERYHAHALTRPREVRNALLYVLMNHRKHGASLAWLDPRSSAAWFDGWRQDFLLKYAARDLDGIAGLPPPVQPAQTWLARKGWRRHRLLGIDEGPRPP, encoded by the coding sequence ATGAAGCCGCTGCAGCTCGAGCTGCCTTCCGGTCGCACATGGGGTGGACGGCGGCGGGGAGCCGGTCGGAAGCGCAATCCAAAGTCCGGGGTGCCCCATCGCGCGCGCCCCGTTCACAGGGCGGCGCACCCCGTTCATGTCACATTGCGGGCCCGAGACGCTGTCCACGGTCTGCGAGCGCCTCCCGTATTCGCATTCGTATTGAGAAGCATCAAGGAGGCATCCCGCACCGAATTTCGGGTCGTGCATTTCTCGGTTCAGCATGACCATATCCATCTCATCGTGGAGGCACACGACAAGGTGAGCCTGTCACGCGGAATGCACGGTCTCTCGATTCGGCTCGCGCGCGCGATCAATCGTGGCCTAATGCGCAGGGGGCCAGTCTGGAAAGAGCGATATCACGCTCATGCGCTGACACGACCACGCGAAGTCCGCAACGCGCTTCTCTACGTACTCATGAATCACAGAAAGCACGGTGCGTCCCTCGCCTGGCTCGACCCTCGTTCATCCGCCGCATGGTTCGACGGCTGGCGCCAAGACTTCCTTCTCAAGTACGCCGCGCGCGACCTCGACGGCATCGCCGGATTGCCACCCCCCGTCCAACCTGCACAAACCTGGCTCGCTCGCAAAGGTTGGCGTCGCCACCGCTTACTCGGCATCGACGAAGGGCCCCGTCCCCCTTAG
- a CDS encoding formylglycine-generating enzyme family protein, whose protein sequence is MSLRTTPDAYIGLDAPSSDAWNAWHSAMLREREAIDVAYDPATDWSDATFRQMFLFMYDAAFYDRDRGYRTRELVERWRAQFGRVDSVLLWQGYPRLGFDTRDQFDFYRDMPGGIAKLRTDVVDVFHRCGLRVFVDYNPWAPGTYDELGDIVAGVDADGVMLDTLPSAPESLERAVLQRKSGVVFAPELRPEAAQLGRYRQAWAQWSDIGDAHTPSILRHAWLLPRHRQFMIRRWDETRKLDIVYSFFNGTGLLLWDNVFGAWNPYGREDRRLIAETGALLDHYAALFVHGDWLPLIPTGVSGLDANRWDLGARAIITLRNRTQEPLAYRLPEADGAAYFAFWGDRHELRGGDTVTVAPNGIQAVVRDGAMDARRALEHFERLGRNADVELEGYDERRPYPRPLRPPAVSRPRQMANLIEIPGGEFQMRIRHERRECGCYAVGATEHGSLPSGDNALWGWFYKDILEHVIPCSVTRFAIRATAVTNAEFLAFVHAARYRPGDDEHFLKHLRDRGVLPATVAGDRANEPVTFVSLDDARAFAAWHGQRLPTEAEWQWTAEGAGAGHRYPWGNEPRSFPSVLQPAATPETATPQGIMGLSGNAWEFTESEYSDGHTRFVMLRGGVFLPPAETEWIVARGPRPNDYHAKYILRSDGLDRSETISFRTVAELT, encoded by the coding sequence ATGAGCCTTCGAACGACGCCCGACGCCTACATCGGCCTGGACGCGCCCTCCAGCGACGCATGGAACGCGTGGCACAGCGCCATGCTCCGCGAGCGAGAGGCGATCGATGTCGCCTACGATCCCGCGACGGATTGGAGCGACGCGACATTTCGGCAAATGTTCCTCTTCATGTACGACGCGGCATTTTACGACCGCGACCGGGGCTATCGGACGCGCGAACTCGTCGAGCGGTGGCGGGCCCAATTCGGGCGGGTCGATTCGGTGCTTTTGTGGCAAGGCTACCCGAGGTTGGGTTTCGACACGCGGGATCAATTCGATTTTTACCGCGATATGCCGGGCGGCATCGCCAAACTGCGCACGGACGTGGTCGACGTATTTCACCGGTGCGGATTGCGCGTCTTCGTCGATTACAATCCTTGGGCACCGGGCACGTACGACGAGCTCGGGGACATCGTCGCGGGGGTGGATGCCGATGGAGTCATGCTGGACACGCTTCCTTCTGCCCCGGAAAGCTTGGAACGAGCCGTCCTCCAGCGAAAAAGCGGGGTGGTCTTCGCGCCGGAGCTTCGGCCCGAGGCGGCGCAGCTTGGCCGCTATCGCCAGGCCTGGGCGCAATGGAGCGACATCGGTGATGCGCATACGCCGTCGATCTTGCGCCATGCGTGGCTCTTGCCAAGGCATCGACAATTCATGATTCGGCGATGGGACGAGACGCGCAAGCTGGATATCGTTTATAGCTTTTTCAATGGTACGGGGCTTTTGCTCTGGGACAATGTCTTCGGTGCGTGGAATCCGTATGGCCGCGAGGACCGGCGGCTCATCGCGGAGACGGGTGCCCTATTGGATCATTACGCCGCGCTCTTCGTCCATGGAGATTGGCTGCCGTTGATTCCGACTGGCGTCTCCGGACTGGACGCCAATCGATGGGATCTGGGCGCGCGGGCCATCATCACCCTGCGCAATCGCACGCAGGAGCCCCTCGCCTATCGGCTTCCCGAAGCGGACGGTGCTGCGTATTTCGCCTTTTGGGGCGATCGCCACGAGCTCCGCGGGGGAGACACCGTGACGGTCGCGCCGAATGGCATTCAGGCGGTCGTGCGGGATGGTGCGATGGACGCACGACGCGCGCTGGAGCATTTCGAGCGACTCGGACGAAACGCCGACGTGGAGCTCGAGGGCTACGACGAACGCCGCCCGTACCCGCGACCCTTGCGCCCGCCCGCGGTTTCGCGACCGCGGCAGATGGCGAACCTCATTGAAATACCCGGCGGCGAATTTCAAATGCGCATTCGGCATGAACGGCGAGAGTGCGGCTGTTATGCGGTGGGGGCCACGGAGCACGGTAGCCTCCCCTCGGGGGACAATGCGCTTTGGGGGTGGTTCTACAAGGATATTCTCGAGCACGTAATCCCGTGTTCGGTCACGCGCTTCGCCATTCGTGCCACGGCGGTGACCAATGCCGAGTTTCTCGCCTTCGTGCACGCGGCGCGGTACCGGCCGGGCGACGACGAGCATTTTCTGAAGCACCTGCGCGATCGTGGGGTGCTTCCGGCGACGGTCGCCGGTGATCGCGCGAACGAGCCGGTGACATTCGTCAGCTTGGATGATGCTCGCGCCTTCGCCGCATGGCATGGCCAACGGCTTCCCACCGAGGCCGAATGGCAATGGACGGCGGAGGGCGCAGGCGCCGGTCACCGCTATCCATGGGGAAACGAGCCGCGAAGCTTTCCGAGCGTGCTGCAGCCGGCGGCCACGCCCGAAACGGCCACGCCACAAGGGATCATGGGCCTATCGGGGAATGCGTGGGAATTCACGGAGAGCGAATATTCCGATGGGCACACGCGTTTCGTGATGCTGCGCGGCGGTGTATTTCTGCCGCCGGCCGAGACGGAATGGATCGTGGCCCGCGGGCCGAGGCCCAACGACTACCACGCCAAATACATTTTGCGCAGCGACGGGCTCGATCGAAGCGAGACCATCTCCTTTCGAACCGTGGCCGAGCTCACGTAG
- a CDS encoding MarR family transcriptional regulator gives MADLSFDTTLHVRDHCLCLHAQRAARALARCFDDAFRPLGLTNGQFSLLMSLNRPEPPSLGSVASLLAMDRTTLTAALKPLARRGLLKVTVDQEDRRGRRLALTAKGRKLLARAVPIWRAKHAELDTQLEDPESLRQGLRALTAT, from the coding sequence ATGGCCGACCTTTCGTTCGACACGACGCTTCACGTTCGCGATCACTGCTTGTGCCTTCACGCGCAACGGGCAGCGCGTGCGTTGGCCCGTTGCTTCGACGATGCGTTCCGCCCGCTCGGCCTCACCAATGGGCAATTTTCGCTGCTCATGTCCCTCAACCGTCCCGAGCCGCCGAGCCTTGGTTCCGTGGCCTCGCTTCTTGCGATGGATCGAACCACGTTGACGGCAGCGCTCAAGCCGTTGGCGCGGCGCGGTCTGCTCAAGGTCACCGTGGACCAAGAGGACCGGCGGGGCCGGCGCCTCGCGTTGACGGCAAAGGGGCGAAAGCTATTGGCCCGGGCGGTCCCCATCTGGCGCGCGAAGCACGCCGAGCTCGATACGCAGCTCGAGGATCCCGAGAGCTTGCGCCAGGGGCTGCGCGCCCTGACGGCTACGTGA
- a CDS encoding DUF2169 domain-containing protein, which translates to MNFVNNTPWQARFHFGSAGQEVNVASVVARATFQLVSPTMLVPANDPWPVFAAPIHTIFGTFPADSSPNRVGCDLIALGTATSRTPVTWLNARVRAGNFASEILVVGDRVWTKRGGTLAASAPRAFTEMPINWSRALGGTLLQDGQSVPDPLNPEGRGAYLTEMDAVDNPLPNLMDPCQPISSWDDRLLPVAWGPISNAPAWQMAAWLMERNRLRRPSPTEAECFQRAAECFMCAAPPRNLMQRLEIDDPVSIEFGDTVASFRVPRLALALDAEIGTERVTYPLTFSGLWILLDAKLVIFTLQTVFRYALRPYDVRTAILRETSPAINGG; encoded by the coding sequence ATGAATTTCGTCAACAACACGCCTTGGCAAGCACGATTCCATTTCGGGAGTGCAGGCCAGGAAGTCAATGTGGCGTCGGTGGTGGCGCGCGCAACGTTCCAGCTCGTGAGCCCGACGATGCTGGTGCCGGCAAACGATCCATGGCCAGTCTTCGCTGCTCCGATACATACGATATTCGGCACCTTTCCCGCAGACAGTTCACCGAATCGAGTTGGATGCGACTTGATCGCCCTGGGCACGGCCACGTCTAGAACCCCCGTTACATGGCTCAACGCCCGAGTCCGCGCAGGGAACTTCGCAAGCGAGATTCTGGTCGTCGGGGATCGCGTATGGACAAAAAGGGGAGGTACACTTGCCGCGAGCGCGCCACGTGCTTTCACGGAGATGCCCATCAATTGGTCGCGAGCTCTCGGGGGAACTCTCCTTCAGGACGGGCAATCCGTACCCGATCCGCTCAATCCCGAAGGCCGCGGCGCTTACTTGACAGAAATGGACGCGGTCGACAATCCGCTTCCGAATCTCATGGACCCCTGCCAGCCTATTTCGTCTTGGGATGACCGGCTCTTGCCGGTCGCGTGGGGCCCAATCAGCAATGCTCCCGCTTGGCAAATGGCGGCATGGCTCATGGAACGAAATCGACTACGGCGGCCATCGCCTACGGAGGCAGAGTGCTTTCAACGCGCGGCAGAGTGCTTCATGTGCGCCGCTCCGCCACGGAATCTGATGCAAAGACTCGAAATCGACGACCCCGTGAGTATCGAGTTCGGAGATACTGTCGCATCGTTTCGAGTGCCGCGTCTGGCCCTCGCGTTGGACGCAGAGATTGGGACCGAACGGGTCACCTACCCCTTGACCTTCAGCGGCCTATGGATCTTGCTGGACGCCAAACTGGTCATTTTTACATTACAAACTGTATTTCGATACGCGCTGCGGCCCTATGATGTGCGAACCGCAATCCTGCGTGAAACAAGCCCCGCCATCAACGGCGGATGA
- a CDS encoding DUF2169 domain-containing protein: MTQGPLLSLLDYTDAPNDTSILHVFAKRTYTFAPGHRPIVAPLQVPLHLDAEYHPPTGQGDEGAPRTDCDIFCLRKAGTDVVVQGSAHSTKGPVPCMDVGVSILGTREPERAGRRIRVTGDRHAEYRGNGNHVVFSPPESFEKMPLTYARAYGGCDLWSAADHPDEMGDWLAKHSAFSGSELSLYRYPRNPAGRGFLVHPSRAAFDALMLPNLEFPEDMLTPSRLCTGDLYRWPTAPFPAGFDWFDTSWFPRLAFLLATSTPHRCDPADFSEVRGGVVPRELVASTSVQGESGSNAGAAGRDRFYHGASPWLAVAPLSGRETIVLWGMHPLAPRLDVPLPAETPQVLFELPNGRVIESEASLRTVVVRPDDGQLTTVWVARHWAGQALTPAQAVRIRHAVRWRARSS; encoded by the coding sequence ATGACGCAAGGACCTCTCCTCTCCTTGCTCGACTACACCGACGCGCCGAATGATACGTCGATCCTCCACGTTTTCGCGAAACGCACGTACACCTTTGCTCCCGGACATCGTCCCATTGTAGCTCCACTGCAAGTGCCTTTGCACCTTGACGCCGAATATCATCCGCCCACCGGGCAGGGTGATGAAGGCGCGCCACGGACCGATTGCGACATCTTCTGTCTCCGGAAAGCAGGCACCGACGTCGTCGTTCAAGGAAGCGCCCACTCCACGAAAGGTCCCGTACCTTGCATGGACGTCGGCGTCAGCATCTTGGGAACGAGAGAGCCGGAGCGCGCGGGGCGCCGCATTCGCGTGACCGGAGATCGACACGCGGAGTACCGCGGCAACGGCAACCACGTCGTGTTCTCACCTCCCGAGTCTTTCGAGAAAATGCCGCTCACGTATGCGCGCGCATACGGAGGATGCGACCTATGGTCGGCGGCGGATCATCCGGATGAAATGGGCGATTGGCTCGCGAAGCATTCCGCGTTTTCAGGTAGCGAGCTCTCGCTCTATCGGTATCCACGAAATCCCGCGGGTCGCGGGTTTCTGGTGCATCCTTCGCGCGCGGCATTCGATGCGCTCATGCTTCCGAATCTCGAGTTCCCGGAGGATATGCTCACTCCCTCGCGGCTCTGTACAGGTGATTTGTACCGCTGGCCAACGGCCCCGTTTCCGGCGGGGTTCGATTGGTTCGACACATCGTGGTTCCCTCGCCTCGCATTCCTCCTCGCCACGAGCACGCCACATCGATGCGACCCTGCCGACTTCAGCGAAGTACGCGGCGGCGTTGTCCCGCGAGAACTCGTCGCCAGCACTTCTGTACAAGGCGAATCGGGCTCCAACGCGGGTGCAGCCGGCCGAGATCGCTTTTACCACGGAGCCTCACCGTGGCTGGCCGTCGCCCCGCTCTCCGGCCGTGAAACCATCGTGCTGTGGGGCATGCACCCTCTGGCGCCGCGCCTGGACGTTCCCCTGCCCGCCGAGACTCCGCAGGTGCTCTTCGAGCTCCCCAATGGGCGCGTCATCGAGTCCGAGGCTTCGCTCCGCACGGTGGTCGTGCGACCCGATGACGGACAGCTCACAACGGTGTGGGTTGCCCGCCATTGGGCAGGCCAAGCGCTCACCCCAGCCCAGGCTGTGCGCATTCGCCACGCAGTGCGCTGGCGCGCCCGTTCATCGTGA